A stretch of Pseudophryne corroboree isolate aPseCor3 chromosome 9, aPseCor3.hap2, whole genome shotgun sequence DNA encodes these proteins:
- the LOC134958848 gene encoding uncharacterized protein LOC134958848, which yields MPRNKPQRNKLPRNKSHKYKRPKNKLHRNKPHRNKLSRDKSPTNEPPSNKQLRKKPLRYKSPRNELPKNKPHRNKLLRNKPSGNKPIRNKPHRNKSLWNKSHRNKPHRNKPPRNKPLWNKPPRNNPPRNKLLRNKNQLN from the coding sequence ATGCCTAGGAACAAGCCTCAGAGGAATAAGCTGCCCAGGAACAAGTCACACAAGTACAAGCGGCCTAAGAACAAACTGCACAGGAACAAGCCACACAGGAACAAGCTATCCAGGGACAAGTCACCCACGAACGAGCCGCCCAGTAATAAGCAGCTCAGAAAAAAGCCACTCAGATACAAGTCACCCAGGAACGAATTGCCCAAGAACAAGCCACACAGGAACAAGCTGCTGAGGAACAAGCCATCCGGGAACAAGCCTATCAGAAACAAGCCACACAGGAATAAGTCACTCTGGAACAAGTCGCACAGGAACAAACCGCACAGGAACAAGCCACCAAGGAACAAGCCGCTCTGGAACAAGCCACCCAGAAACAATCCACCCAGGAACAAGCTGCTCAGGAATAAGAACCAACTAAACTGA